The nucleotide window CCTTGCTGTCTTTATAAATAGCTTGAACTTGAGCTTTAAGAATTTCTCCAACTTCAATCTTTCCTTCTAAGTAAGTAGAAGCTTCGGAAGGTATAGTAAGGGTAGATGGTTGGTCTTTTATAAATGGTTGGTTTTTTATAGAAGAAATGGTCATCATTAGTTAAGAGGTAAAAGATTAGAGATAGGAGCAAAAGTTTGTCGATGAATTCTACATATTCCAAAATCTTTAATTGCTTGGAGATGAGTCTTTGTTCCATAGCCTTTATGCTTATTAAAACCATACTTGGAAAATTCTTGATGATAATTGTCCATAATTTTATCTCGGGTTACTTTAGCTATAATAGAGGCACAAGCAATAGTATGGCTAAGTTGATCTCCGTGAATGATTGGCTTTTGGGGAATATTAATTTCAGGAATTTTTAGAGCATCTACTAAGATATAATCTGGCTGAAGAGTCAAGTTAGATAAAGCTTTTTGCATAGCTAAGTAAGTAGCTTTTAAAATATTAAGATAATCGATAATTTTTTCTTCTATGATGCCAATGCCCATGTTTAAAGCTGATTTAGATATAATTTTGTAGAAATATTCTCTTTTTGCTGAGGTTAACTTCTTAGAATCATCAACTCCATCGATGATTAAATTTTTAGGCATCACTACTGCTGCGGCTACTACTGGACCAGCTAAAGATCCTCTTCCTACTTCATCTACACCACAAATATAATTAACTCCCGTGGAGATTAAGGAGTTTTCGTGAAGATAAAGATCTTTCTTAGGATTCATCTTTCTTGTTTCTTGGTAATTTTTCTTTTGGCTTTAGTCACCGCTTGCCTTTCTTTTTACGCAAATAGTATAATTTTGCTCTTTTACTTTTTTCTTCATGAGTTACTTTAATCTCCTCAATAGTTGGAGAATGCAAAGGAAAAGTCTTTTCAACGCCTACTCCATATGAAATCTTTCTTAAAGTAAATGTTTTGCTGATACCTGAACCGTGCCGCTTAATGACTACACCTTCAAAAGATTGTTTTCTTCCTTTTTTATCTTCAAGAGCTTTGGTAATTACCTTGATCGTATCACCTGAGCTAAAGATAGGAATGTCTTTTTTTAATTGAGCCTCAGTAACTTCTTCTATGATATTCATATATTGCCTTTCTTGTTAAATTTATCTATTAAATCTTTTCTATTCTTGTCAGTCTTTTCTAGAGCTTTTTTTTCCCGCCATAGTCTTATTTCTTTATGATTACCGCTTCGTAAGACCGAGGGCACTTCTAAGCCTTGATAATTAGCTGGTCTAGTATATTGGGGATAACTTATGATTTCTTTAGCAAAAGACTCTTCCTTTAAAGAATCTATATTTCCTAAAACACCAGGAATAAGCCTTCCTACTGTTTCTACTAAGACTAAAGCAGCGACCTCTCCTCCATTTAAGATATAATCACCAATGGAAAGCTCAAGATCAACTACATTTTCACTTACTCTTTCATCTATTCCTTCATATCGTCCACAGATAAAGATTAGATGTTCTTTCTTGGATAGTTCGATAGCTAAATCTTGGTTTAGCAATCTTCCTTGAGGAGAAAGTAAAATTACCATTCCCCTAGGAAGTGATTCTAATGCTTTAAAGATAGGTTCAGGTTTTAAGACCATCCCTGGACCTCCACCAAATGGAACATCATCCACCGTGGCCTGCTTATCTAAAGCAAAAGAACGTAGATTGTGTAAATTTACAGAAAACAGCTGATGATCAATCGCTTTTTTAACAAGACTTACCTTTAAAGGAGAAGAGAAAAATTCAGGAAAGATCGTCAAGATGTCTATTCTTAACATCTAAACTAGTCCTTCCATTAAAAAGACAGTCATTTTCTTATTTTCTAAATCAATCTTCTTAATTACTTCTTTAATAGCAGGCAAGAGGAGATCATTGTCAAGAGCATAAACATCATTACTACCCGTTTTATAAATATCGACTACCTTTCCTAAATAATTATCTTGAGTATCATAAGCATTTAAACCTATAATCTCAAATTCATAAAAACTACCTTCAGGTAGCTCAGGACAATCTTTTTTTAAGATAGCTACAGTCTGATTTAATAAATTTTTTGCCTCGGAGATATTATCATATCCTTTAATGTTTAAAGTTATCTGGTTTTTTCGATAATTAATCGCCGTAACTTTTACTTTACTTATCTCTTTATCCTGGCTAATTAGAAAAGCCTCTTTTAGTTCTTCAAAACGGTGAGGATTGTCGGTTAAGGATCTTACTTTTACAGCTCCTTTATTTCCAAAAGTTCCAACAATTTCCCCAACTGCTATATACTCCTCATCCATGCCCAGTTTTCCTTAATTCAAAACTTCAAGCACTGTTCGTTTGTTATATTTAATGGCCGCAGCATTTAATAAAATCCGAATGGATTTAATAATTCTTCCTTGTTTTCCTATTACTTTTCCTACATCATCTTTAGCTACTTTGAGTTCAAAAATGGTTGTCTTTTCACTCTCAATTTGATTAATCGTTATCTCTGAGGGATTATCTACTAAAGATTTAATAATATACTCTAAAAGCTCTTTCATTAACAACCTCCATAAAACTATATCTTTACTTCTGGTAGTTTTTTAAACAAACCTAAATTTGTAAATAAAGATTTAACTGTATTGGTAGGAATAGCTCCTTTTTTTAGCCAACTTATAGCCTTTTCTTCATCTACTTTTAAAGTTGTTTTATTATCTAATTGGTTATAGTAACCAATTCTTTCAATGAAACGTCCATCTCGAGAAAATCTAGAATCTGCTACCACAATCCGGTAGATCGGTCTTTTTTTACAACCCATTCTTCCAAGTCTTATTTTAACTGCCAATAAATCTTCACCTCCTATCTTAAAAAAGAGAACATCTGTTTTTGATTTGATTTTTTGTGAAAACCCTTA belongs to bacterium and includes:
- a CDS encoding ribonuclease HII, whose amino-acid sequence is MNPKKDLYLHENSLISTGVNYICGVDEVGRGSLAGPVVAAAVVMPKNLIIDGVDDSKKLTSAKREYFYKIISKSALNMGIGIIEEKIIDYLNILKATYLAMQKALSNLTLQPDYILVDALKIPEINIPQKPIIHGDQLSHTIACASIIAKVTRDKIMDNYHQEFSKYGFNKHKGYGTKTHLQAIKDFGICRIHRQTFAPISNLLPLN
- the rplS gene encoding 50S ribosomal protein L19, whose product is MNIIEEVTEAQLKKDIPIFSSGDTIKVITKALEDKKGRKQSFEGVVIKRHGSGISKTFTLRKISYGVGVEKTFPLHSPTIEEIKVTHEEKSKRAKLYYLRKKKGKR
- the trmD gene encoding tRNA (guanosine(37)-N1)-methyltransferase TrmD, which translates into the protein MLRIDILTIFPEFFSSPLKVSLVKKAIDHQLFSVNLHNLRSFALDKQATVDDVPFGGGPGMVLKPEPIFKALESLPRGMVILLSPQGRLLNQDLAIELSKKEHLIFICGRYEGIDERVSENVVDLELSIGDYILNGGEVAALVLVETVGRLIPGVLGNIDSLKEESFAKEIISYPQYTRPANYQGLEVPSVLRSGNHKEIRLWREKKALEKTDKNRKDLIDKFNKKGNI
- the rimM gene encoding ribosome maturation factor RimM (Essential for efficient processing of 16S rRNA), with product MDEEYIAVGEIVGTFGNKGAVKVRSLTDNPHRFEELKEAFLISQDKEISKVKVTAINYRKNQITLNIKGYDNISEAKNLLNQTVAILKKDCPELPEGSFYEFEIIGLNAYDTQDNYLGKVVDIYKTGSNDVYALDNDLLLPAIKEVIKKIDLENKKMTVFLMEGLV
- a CDS encoding KH domain-containing protein encodes the protein MKELLEYIIKSLVDNPSEITINQIESEKTTIFELKVAKDDVGKVIGKQGRIIKSIRILLNAAAIKYNKRTVLEVLN
- the rpsP gene encoding 30S ribosomal protein S16, coding for MAVKIRLGRMGCKKRPIYRIVVADSRFSRDGRFIERIGYYNQLDNKTTLKVDEEKAISWLKKGAIPTNTVKSLFTNLGLFKKLPEVKI